One stretch of Leptospira bourretii DNA includes these proteins:
- a CDS encoding LIC11086 family outer membrane transporter, with translation MKQSVLVLFLFIISFQSIHSHHTGSSDSPNATARFVDPFTGKREKPTNYLVMTQDYYQSTRENSHLFTTTAFAEMNFFDGRFALNASVPWNYYQQRGREDAARIGKTYLGFKFQPFFDLDKPYFFVIEGSVGFPSGPDTDRFTGGNYYTGSGFIKLGYLYEKWSFVTKIGGLNPLSRPQPNNLQDNDGIPYYYRKPSASPPEPEYEFKKTTLISAYVTYYLMQEISLFTGLLYRNPYNGVDYSKEKDKANPSYFTEASAGFSWNFSEKYNMSLAYRYPLQRDREYRLYQSAWTFAFSMEWGSD, from the coding sequence ATGAAACAAAGTGTTTTAGTTTTATTTCTTTTTATAATTTCTTTTCAATCGATTCATTCACATCACACTGGTTCGTCGGATAGTCCGAATGCCACCGCAAGATTTGTGGATCCATTTACGGGAAAGAGGGAAAAACCAACTAACTATTTGGTAATGACCCAAGATTATTACCAATCCACTCGTGAGAATAGCCATCTCTTCACAACCACAGCCTTTGCGGAGATGAATTTTTTCGATGGAAGATTTGCACTGAATGCTTCTGTGCCTTGGAATTATTACCAACAACGAGGAAGAGAGGATGCAGCAAGGATTGGAAAAACTTATCTTGGTTTTAAATTCCAACCTTTCTTTGATTTAGATAAACCTTACTTTTTTGTGATCGAGGGTTCTGTTGGTTTTCCCAGTGGACCTGACACAGACCGATTCACTGGTGGAAATTATTATACAGGTTCTGGGTTTATCAAACTTGGGTATTTGTATGAGAAGTGGTCTTTTGTAACTAAGATTGGTGGATTAAATCCACTTTCTCGTCCCCAACCAAACAACTTACAAGACAATGATGGAATTCCTTACTACTATAGAAAACCTTCTGCCTCTCCTCCTGAACCGGAGTATGAGTTCAAAAAAACGACTCTTATTTCCGCTTATGTGACGTATTATTTGATGCAAGAAATTTCTCTCTTTACTGGTCTCTTGTATCGTAATCCCTATAATGGTGTGGATTATTCAAAAGAAAAAGATAAAGCGAACCCATCGTATTTTACGGAGGCGAGCGCTGGGTTTTCTTGGAATTTTTCTGAGAAATACAACATGAGTTTAGCCTATCGGTACCCGTTACAAAGGGATCGTGAGTATCGACTCTATCAATCTGCATGGACTTTTGCCTTCTCCATGGAGTGGGGAAGCGATTGA